From one Thalassoroseus pseudoceratinae genomic stretch:
- a CDS encoding ATP-binding protein, with the protein MTTHVRSDPTPIESLNGRIQLIRDRVKSVALRYHTACYLVGRPGTSKTFTVMEELKHLGEPFAYRNARMTPMGLFDFIAERPEHVLVLDDIGSLFKSDQAMQILMAATSGDPSKPRRVTYKSKDKQHDVEFSGGIIAISNVALRHDPLARAFGSRVVVLEHEPTDEEIGAFMQHLAAEGHGDLSPEECLEVAEFVIEETREHDRRLDLRHLTKAWQDFRQHRDGFTGCSWRELVRTSLQKTVCLEQECLSKAERIELDRQRVQEALSMFPDDTKRQLEYSGLGKSTFYKRRTEVQTI; encoded by the coding sequence ATGACAACTCACGTCCGCAGCGACCCTACTCCAATCGAATCGCTGAATGGCCGCATTCAACTCATTAGAGACCGAGTGAAGAGTGTCGCCCTTCGCTATCACACGGCCTGCTACCTCGTTGGTAGACCCGGCACTTCCAAAACGTTCACGGTCATGGAAGAACTCAAACATCTGGGCGAGCCATTCGCCTACCGCAACGCACGAATGACTCCCATGGGGTTGTTCGACTTCATCGCCGAGCGCCCTGAGCATGTACTCGTTCTCGACGACATTGGCTCGCTGTTCAAGAGCGACCAAGCGATGCAGATTTTGATGGCCGCAACCAGTGGCGATCCGAGCAAGCCACGGCGTGTCACCTACAAATCCAAGGACAAGCAGCACGACGTAGAGTTCTCAGGAGGCATCATCGCCATCAGCAACGTGGCCCTCCGTCACGATCCGCTGGCTCGTGCATTCGGTAGCCGAGTCGTCGTCTTGGAGCATGAACCGACCGACGAGGAGATCGGTGCGTTCATGCAGCATCTTGCCGCCGAAGGACATGGCGACCTGTCACCCGAAGAATGCCTCGAAGTCGCAGAGTTTGTGATCGAGGAGACAAGGGAGCATGACCGACGCCTCGATCTAAGGCATCTCACGAAGGCGTGGCAAGACTTTCGCCAACATCGGGACGGTTTCACGGGATGTTCGTGGCGAGAACTCGTGCGGACGAGCCTTCAGAAAACCGTGTGCTTGGAACAGGAGTGTCTTTCCAAGGCCGAGCGAATTGAATTGGATCGCCAGCGAGTTCAAGAAGCACTCAGCATGTTTCCAGATGACACTAAGCGTCAACTTGAATACTCCGGTCTTGGGAAGTCTACCTTTTACAAGCGTCGGACCGAAGTTCAGACCATCTGA